The following coding sequences are from one Verrucomicrobiota bacterium window:
- a CDS encoding TonB-dependent receptor plug domain-containing protein, with product MNSNKRCKTGIHTLHVAVLAGLIFCLLPSAFAQETNEDKETYELSPFQVDESADSGYYASQTLAGGRLKTNLSDVASSVQVVTQELLQDLGASSLDEVLIYTTNTDVWGQQSNYQGATASLDRELTSEETRENPYNANRIRGLSAATRTANYFVSDIPFDSYISGRIDINRGSNSFLFGLGSPGGIINSQLEQAEFRDEARVDVRFSTENFENNYSQRGSVNVNREIIEGKFALRVAAMTEDKEFTQRPAYMDQDRYYIAAKLKPWEDHNITLRAHYETGNIDSVPVDRLSPLENLTPFLTKLNGVEYNTPTGRQSLDIWQNVLDVATVHKNGARGLDAFGNNVPAFGNPSGGPVGNKWVMVYDDTMTADGLPGRAFQNSLVNKFWKGSPVLDPDNNYAGGRFLRFIGVPSIAQLQNVRPDLTNYTDHALLDYEAFDWRKNLTSGTLDFFENEFEQHNVTLEAISEDANFGIELSYDKQDYERNSFVAMGSPRITLDVNESLPVGPNSLFGEKNPNYGRPMTLTGVPQADNPRNIRETWRATAYAKYDFKEHFDDGILSWLGRHTVSGLYDDHEHNERIERYVLIGEGGDIAFHLNDYSGITNNRREQALFYLGPQQLDAFSDPNFQLSDFVINPVPSNARYADLPPDLSIPVAFWNVGDPTTGEKWDAIRGDEFTDIGTFGPTWQGRNGELQRTTIESKAAIIQSSWLNDLLLSNLGWRNDKITQWVNASPPLDDENVPLLNDPGWNLEGVEPDKVDNSIFSYGLVLKVPKQWLPEGTSVSLHYGDSENFQSNPGGYDFDGNLVESPSGKTTDYGITLSLADNKFVARLNYYEGNVQNELFAPSRTAYRWTGTNGIVFNVRDTFIELDKRDRNRDGIIDFETLDDGTTFDPDMDDNGLLDEFEGDGNVYPTLSEVLLLEERYREILTPFAEKTADLKLVSGADSPTGNPVTSNSVGLWNVLTDTADLSAEGYEFELTYNPTPSFRLAANITQQRAQRSNIMPRYTKLWDQILAIFDDHPNLLGIRTGANKMGLPKQTNIFAGNTVYGQITTGRAAGQSYLFSKAAEGTDNSEVREWRYNVMGNYSFSEGRMKGVNVGGAFRWQDEAAIGYALTVSPLNNIPFPDPFKPYYDDGFNAFDAWIGYKLKIWDDRIDWRIQLNVRNLFATKTPDVVQVQPDGSPVRVSLPSPREFLLSSTFSF from the coding sequence ATGAACTCAAACAAACGCTGTAAAACCGGGATCCATACCCTACACGTCGCGGTCCTTGCCGGGCTGATTTTTTGCCTTCTTCCTTCCGCGTTCGCACAGGAAACCAACGAAGACAAGGAAACCTACGAACTATCTCCCTTCCAGGTCGACGAAAGCGCGGATTCCGGCTACTACGCCTCCCAGACCCTGGCCGGAGGCCGCCTCAAGACCAATCTATCGGATGTAGCCTCCTCGGTCCAGGTTGTTACCCAGGAACTGCTACAGGATCTGGGTGCATCCAGTCTTGATGAAGTGCTTATTTACACAACAAACACCGATGTCTGGGGGCAACAGAGCAACTACCAGGGAGCGACAGCATCATTGGATAGAGAACTTACTTCAGAGGAAACTCGTGAAAATCCATATAATGCGAACCGGATTCGCGGGTTGTCAGCAGCTACGCGTACGGCCAATTACTTCGTGTCGGACATCCCCTTTGATTCCTATATTTCCGGTCGTATCGATATTAACCGCGGATCGAATTCCTTCCTCTTCGGTCTTGGATCACCCGGTGGCATTATCAATTCGCAGTTGGAGCAAGCTGAATTCAGGGATGAGGCGAGAGTGGATGTAAGGTTTTCGACCGAAAACTTTGAAAATAATTACAGCCAACGCGGTTCTGTGAACGTGAACAGGGAGATTATCGAGGGCAAATTCGCGTTGCGCGTTGCCGCCATGACAGAGGACAAGGAGTTCACTCAGCGGCCCGCATATATGGACCAGGACCGGTATTATATAGCTGCCAAACTGAAACCCTGGGAGGACCATAACATCACCTTGCGAGCCCACTATGAAACTGGGAATATCGATAGTGTCCCTGTTGATCGGTTGAGCCCTCTGGAAAATCTCACTCCATTTCTGACCAAGTTGAATGGGGTCGAATACAATACCCCGACTGGCAGGCAGTCCCTCGACATTTGGCAGAATGTTCTGGACGTGGCTACTGTGCACAAAAATGGAGCCCGTGGATTGGACGCTTTCGGAAACAATGTACCCGCGTTTGGCAATCCGAGTGGTGGCCCCGTCGGCAATAAATGGGTCATGGTTTATGACGACACCATGACGGCTGATGGGTTGCCCGGGAGGGCGTTTCAAAACTCCCTGGTCAATAAGTTCTGGAAGGGCAGCCCCGTGCTCGATCCGGACAACAATTACGCCGGCGGAAGGTTTTTAAGATTTATTGGTGTACCTTCTATCGCACAATTACAAAATGTCCGTCCCGATCTGACCAACTATACCGATCATGCTTTGTTGGATTATGAAGCTTTTGATTGGAGGAAAAACCTGACCAGCGGAACGCTTGACTTCTTCGAAAATGAATTCGAACAACACAATGTGACGCTTGAAGCCATTTCAGAGGATGCAAATTTTGGGATTGAGCTGTCCTATGACAAACAGGATTACGAACGCAACAGTTTCGTCGCCATGGGTTCTCCCAGAATAACCCTTGATGTCAACGAGTCATTACCCGTGGGGCCAAACTCACTGTTTGGAGAGAAAAATCCAAATTATGGCCGGCCCATGACATTGACAGGGGTTCCACAAGCAGACAATCCACGTAATATCAGGGAAACTTGGCGTGCCACGGCCTATGCCAAGTATGATTTCAAGGAGCATTTCGATGACGGCATTCTGAGTTGGCTTGGGCGCCATACCGTATCAGGATTATATGATGATCATGAGCACAACGAAAGGATAGAAAGATATGTCTTGATCGGTGAAGGCGGTGATATCGCCTTTCATTTGAATGATTACTCCGGCATAACAAACAACCGTCGGGAACAAGCGCTCTTTTACTTGGGGCCGCAACAACTCGATGCCTTTAGTGATCCAAACTTCCAGCTTTCGGATTTTGTAATAAACCCGGTTCCATCCAATGCTCGCTACGCAGATTTACCACCGGACTTGTCGATACCCGTTGCTTTCTGGAACGTAGGGGATCCGACAACCGGCGAAAAATGGGACGCTATTCGTGGCGATGAATTCACGGATATCGGCACATTCGGCCCGACCTGGCAGGGGAGGAATGGAGAACTGCAGAGAACCACCATTGAGTCAAAAGCCGCAATAATCCAGAGCTCCTGGCTGAACGATTTGCTACTTTCGAACCTGGGTTGGAGAAACGACAAAATCACGCAATGGGTGAACGCTTCACCCCCGCTGGATGATGAAAATGTTCCCCTTTTGAATGATCCAGGCTGGAACCTTGAAGGTGTTGAGCCTGATAAAGTTGATAATAGCATCTTTTCCTATGGGCTAGTCTTGAAAGTGCCTAAACAATGGCTGCCCGAAGGCACAAGTGTTTCTCTTCATTATGGGGATTCTGAAAACTTCCAATCAAATCCGGGAGGGTACGATTTTGACGGCAACCTGGTTGAAAGTCCTTCGGGAAAAACAACCGATTATGGAATTACCCTGAGTCTCGCGGACAATAAGTTTGTCGCCCGCCTCAATTACTATGAAGGGAATGTTCAGAACGAGCTGTTTGCTCCCAGTCGAACCGCCTACCGCTGGACCGGTACAAACGGGATTGTCTTCAATGTAAGAGATACGTTCATTGAGCTGGACAAAAGGGACCGGAATCGTGATGGAATAATCGATTTTGAGACTCTGGATGACGGGACTACATTCGATCCTGATATGGATGATAATGGATTACTGGATGAATTTGAAGGAGATGGTAACGTTTACCCGACCTTGTCAGAGGTCCTTTTACTCGAGGAGAGGTATCGGGAAATCCTGACACCATTTGCCGAAAAAACTGCTGATCTGAAGTTGGTATCGGGAGCTGACTCACCGACAGGAAATCCAGTAACCTCAAATTCAGTTGGATTGTGGAATGTTCTGACAGATACTGCGGATTTATCTGCAGAGGGTTATGAATTTGAACTTACTTATAATCCGACACCTAGTTTCCGCCTGGCGGCGAATATCACCCAGCAGAGGGCCCAGAGATCGAATATAATGCCGCGTTATACTAAATTGTGGGATCAAATACTCGCGATATTTGATGATCACCCCAATCTCCTGGGAATTCGCACCGGGGCTAACAAAATGGGGTTGCCCAAGCAAACGAATATATTTGCCGGTAATACCGTATATGGTCAAATTACCACTGGCAGGGCTGCTGGTCAGAGCTACCTGTTCAGCAAGGCCGCTGAGGGGACTGACAATTCTGAAGTTCGTGAGTGGCGGTATAATGTAATGGGAAATTACTCGTTCTCCGAAGGCCGTATGAAAGGGGTAAATGTTGGAGGAGCTTTTCGCTGGCAGGATGAGGCTGCGATTGGCTACGCATTAACAGTAAGTCCACTTAATAATATACCATTCCCCGATCCTTTCAAACCGTATTATGATGATGGATTTAATGCGTTTGACGCTTGGATCGGGTATAAGCTTAAAATCTGGGATGACCGCATAGATTGGCGAATACAGCTGAATGTCCGTAATTTGTTTGCGACCAAAACCCCGGATGTTGTCCAGGTCCAGCCAGATGGCAGCCCTGTTCGGGTTTCACTTCCAAGTCCACGAGAATTCCTTCTTAGCAGTACCTTCAGTTTCTGA
- a CDS encoding alpha-L-fucosidase, whose translation MNRNIRKSVCQGALLLSLLVYSSTLLRAQNSDTKLAWWRDAKLGLFLHWGPSSVAGVEISWAREDHPFDHPGRGDKMPNEEYDRLYQRFNPVKFDADQWMKLARDAGFKYVVFTAKHHDGFSMWHTQLRDYNIANTPFKRDICKELANAAHKYGLRLGWYYSTRDWTHPDYLVGDNKKYNDFYEGQVRELLTNYGKVDIMWFDHVAGNWSDYTLQHLFDMMYSLQGEDLLVNNRAARFILQGDHEPPTEALKKLVQGDFDTPEQKVGKFQTDRAWESCMTVNKCDTGGGWSYRPDCSTKSFKEIIHTLVQSVTGDGNLLLNVGPLPTGEFPADQVTILKKMGAWLKKNGESIYGTRGGPIPNGEWGGVTQRGNTIYVHVLNWPEDGSPLVLPALEQKVVSSQGFNVKNPVLRQTASGIEIDLASGNRDEIDSIIVLQTN comes from the coding sequence ATGAATAGGAATATAAGGAAATCAGTATGTCAGGGCGCTTTGCTGCTCTCATTGCTGGTTTATTCAAGCACGCTATTGAGGGCGCAAAACTCGGATACGAAACTTGCTTGGTGGCGCGATGCCAAGCTGGGACTCTTTCTGCACTGGGGTCCCTCGAGTGTTGCTGGAGTCGAGATCAGTTGGGCCCGTGAGGATCATCCCTTCGACCATCCGGGTAGAGGGGATAAAATGCCCAACGAGGAGTATGACCGTTTGTACCAGCGCTTCAATCCGGTGAAGTTCGATGCCGACCAGTGGATGAAACTGGCCCGGGATGCCGGGTTCAAATACGTGGTCTTTACGGCCAAACACCATGACGGCTTCTCGATGTGGCACACGCAACTGAGGGATTACAATATAGCAAATACCCCGTTCAAACGGGACATCTGCAAGGAACTGGCCAATGCCGCGCATAAATACGGATTGAGGCTGGGGTGGTATTACTCGACCCGCGACTGGACCCATCCGGACTATCTGGTCGGGGACAATAAAAAGTACAACGACTTCTACGAAGGACAGGTTCGGGAGCTGTTAACCAATTACGGCAAAGTGGACATCATGTGGTTTGATCATGTAGCTGGAAACTGGAGCGATTACACTCTTCAGCATTTGTTTGACATGATGTACTCCCTGCAAGGAGAAGACCTTCTGGTCAACAACCGAGCCGCCCGGTTTATCCTTCAGGGTGATCACGAGCCTCCTACAGAGGCATTGAAGAAGCTGGTGCAAGGAGATTTTGACACGCCGGAGCAAAAAGTCGGTAAGTTCCAAACCGATCGGGCCTGGGAGTCGTGTATGACAGTGAACAAATGCGATACGGGCGGCGGTTGGTCCTATCGGCCGGATTGCTCGACCAAATCCTTCAAAGAAATCATTCATACCTTAGTCCAAAGTGTAACAGGCGATGGTAATCTTTTGCTGAATGTCGGCCCCTTGCCCACCGGTGAATTCCCGGCCGACCAGGTAACCATTTTAAAAAAAATGGGGGCGTGGCTGAAAAAGAATGGGGAAAGTATTTATGGAACCCGTGGCGGACCTATTCCGAATGGCGAATGGGGTGGGGTTACGCAAAGGGGCAACACAATCTATGTTCATGTCTTGAACTGGCCTGAAGACGGTTCGCCCCTCGTTTTGCCTGCGCTGGAACAAAAGGTCGTTAGCAGCCAAGGGTTCAATGTAAAGAACCCGGTTCTCAGGCAAACCGCTTCCGGTATTGAGATCGATTTGGCGTCAGGTAATAGAGATGAAATTGATTCGATTATCGTACTGCAAACCAACTAA